Proteins encoded together in one Columba livia isolate bColLiv1 breed racing homer chromosome 3, bColLiv1.pat.W.v2, whole genome shotgun sequence window:
- the TRERF1 gene encoding transcriptional-regulating factor 1 isoform X3: protein MGDQQLYKTNHTANSNENLYYQQHQMNSLPSLNHSYGTSVMDAPQASPLSPQFPQDSRDSIALPVGSKSLGSMDTSRQTSWTHSGSGNHVPVRNNLNNQSAMWSPLGQGESHDGYQYSYSQPSENRSQKITSGVLHKLDSFTQVFANQNLRIQVNNMAQILHTESSMADNSGDSALRQLLSQKPAVEQQPVTSSIQRYQPVPQQTHTNFASTQQKQQMQVMQHQQLYYDYQQHLSQMQMHSAFQQGQTHVQQMQSQQLLPQQMQHLQQTQYYAQPQQGHQRLSIQEIQQQQQPARQQRQCPMQIAQYYQTQPVMQQLQQQQQQMQLPLPPYHREPDPKTMHEPHQYPQDPSHPVQLIQLGAVPQYCYQDPHEQYRHLYSQNLLQQQQDQQKQYPGESRAPSLNSHVGLNPPETTEDPARQEVNSVGNAVPHRTLLPPSGVHLNNKSSQQDSPSAAWPQVQLSDGRLRPLSPEQSGQNREALPERADGKSKLMCSICLKEFKSLPALNGHMRSHGGVRASPNFKQVDEGEKPPQQPLPKEVDGLAPIVMPVSVPVKLLSPEPSPQPSASAATAADKPASSVSDDEMPVLVKMTYSPPCSPKVANPCSSAEISKKPHQTAVKLEDNFKPLQDKKKYRHRPEPLFIPPPTFNFSMSHSGATLYQSQLRSPRVLGDHLLDRTHELPPYTPPPMLSPVRQGSGLFSSVITSSHSTSHTQLPLTPLTPTPRVLLCRSNSIDGSVIPVTPGPGEQTVEPRINIGSRFQADIPELQDRLLMEEDVHKATLVWKPWPELENKVFQQRVEDLLNMSCSSVLPGGGTNSEYALHSLFEAKGDIMVALEKLLLRKPVRLKCHPLANYHYAGSDKWTHQERRLFKEALSTYSKDFIFVQKMVKSKTVAQCVEYYYTWKKILHLGRKHRTRLEKKREECLTSGEEEALEEDEEIEEDRKEEGEMQKSPDPPAIPLVGPIDLPALQSLSLSSSSFICEMPNCGAVFSSRQALNGHARIHGGTNQVTKPRCTIPGTKQKSGTQSGYCSIKSSPAHSTTSGETDPTTIFPCKECGKVFFKIKSRNAHMKTHRQQEEQQRQKAQKAAVAAEMAATIARTTGPAGHSLIPLDHMSLVKHVENVGDIDDDVVQELGDVMEENEVMDADLLLDDEDADLLQDDAEL from the exons ATGGGGGACCAGCAATTGTATAAAACTAACCATACTGCCAACAGCAATGAGAACTTGTACTACCAACAACACCAAATGAACTCCCTTCCATCTCTAAATCACAGCTATGGGACATCGGTTATGGATGCTCCCCAGGCATCCCCTCTCTCCCCACAGTTTCCCCAAGATTCAAGAGACAGTATAGCTTTGCCTGTAGGTTCAAAAAGTCTTGGGTCAATGGATACATCTAGACAAACCAGTTGGACACATTCTGGCTCAGGAAACCATGTCCCAGTGAGGAACAACTTGAATAATCAAAGCGCAATGTGGAGCCCCCTCGGGCAGGGGGAGTCCCACGACGGATACCAATATTCTTACTCTCAACCCAGTGAAAATCGATCGCAAAAAATTACCAGTGGGGTCCTGCATAAATTGGACTCCTTTACGCAAGTATTTGCTAACCAAAATCTGAGGATTCAAGTCAACAACATGGCTCAGATTTTGCACACCGAGTCTTCGATGGCGGATAATTCTGGTGACAGCGCGCTCCGGCAGCTGCTGTCCCAGAAACCAGCGGTTGAGCAACAGCCCGTAACTTCCAGCATACAAAGATATCAACCAGTGCcacagcaaacacacacaaattttgcaagcacacagcaaaagcaacagATGCAAGTCATGCAGCACCAACAGCTGTACTACGACTACCAGCAGCATTTGTCGCAAATGCAGATGCATTCTGCATTTCAGCAAGGACAGACACACGTTCAGCAGATGcagtcccagcagctcctcccgcAACAGATGCAGCACTTGCAGCAGACTCAGTACTACGCTCAGCcgcagcagggacatcagcgGCTCTCGATACAGgagatccagcagcagcagcagccagcccgGCAGCAGCGGCAGTGTCCAATGCAAATAGCTCAGTATTACCAAACGCAACCTGTCATGCAGCAGttacagcaacagcagcaacagatGCAATTGCCGCTTCCTCCCTATCACAGGGAACCCGATCCAAAGACTATGCATGAGCCACACCAGTACCCTCAGGATCCAAGTCACCCTGTGCAGCTTATCCAGTTGGGAGCAGTGCCTCAGTATTGCTACCAAGATCCCCACGAACAGTACAGGCACTTGTACTCGCAGAAtttactgcagcagcagcaagaccAGCAGAAGCAATACCCTGGTGAGAGCCGGGCACCGTCTCTGAACTCCCACGTTGGCCTCAATCCACCTGAGACCACAGAGGATCCTGCACGGCAGGAGGTCAATTCTGTAGGTAACGCTGTCCCTCATCGAACTCTTTTGCCACCCTCGGGAGTTCACCTGAACAACAAAAGCTCTCAGCAAGACTCTCCCAGTGCCGCGTGGCCTCAG GTGCAACTGTCAGATGGCAGACTGCGGCCGCTGTCCCCAGAACAAAG tggCCAGAACAGAGAAGCGCTTCCTGAGAGAGCTGATGGGAAGAGCAAGCTAATGTGTTCAATATGCTTGAAGGAGTTTAAGAGTTTGCCTGCTCTAAATGGTCACATGAGGTCACACGGAGGAGTAAGAGCATCTCCTAACTTCAAACAGGTA GATGAAGGAGAGAAACCACCCCAGCAGCCGCTGCCTAAAGAGGTGGATGGCCTCGCGCCCATCGTCATGCCAGTGTCTGTCCCTGTCAAGCTTCTGTCACCCGAGCCCAGCCCGCAGCCCTCTGCCAGCGCTGCCACAGCCGCAGACAAGCCTGCCAGCTCTGTGTCAGATGACGAGATGCCCGTTCTCGTGAAGATGACTTACTCTCCACCGTGCAGTCCCAAAGTGGCCAACCCCTGCTCATCCGCT GAAATTAGCAAAAAACCTCATCAGACTGCTGTAAAATTGGAAGATAACTTCAAACCATTgcaggacaagaagaaatatcGGCACAGACCCGAACCACTCTTCATACCTCCTCCTACTTTCAACTTCAGCATGTCCCACTCTGGTGCCACCCTGTACCAGAGTCAGCTTCGCTCTCCCCGTGTCCTCGGAGATCATCTGCTAGACCGGACGCACGAGCTGCCCCCCTACACTCCGCCACCAATGCTTAGTCCAGTTCGGCAAGGGTCTGGTCTCTTCAGCAGTGTTATCACATCATCTCATAGCACCTCACATACCCAGCTGCCACTTACTCCACTGACACCTACTCCACGGGTGCTCCTGTGTCGCTCCA ATAGTATTGATGGAAGTGTCATTCCGGTGACGCCTGGGCCTGGAGAACAGACGGTTGAACC ACGAATCAATATCGGGTCCAGGTTCCAGGCTGATATTCCTGAGCTGCAGGACAGGTTGCTAATGGAAGAAGATGTGCACAAGGCTACTTTGGTTTGGAAACCATGGCCAGAACTGGAGAACAAAGTCTTCCAACAAAGAG TGGAAGACCTTTTAAATATGAGCTGTTCCAGTGTGTTACCTGGTGGAGGAACTAACTCGGAATACGCTTTGCACTCTCTCTTTGAGGCGAAAGGAGATATTATG GTTGCTCTTGAGAAGCTGCTGTTGAGAAAGCCAGTGAGATTGAAGTGTCACCCTTTGGCAAATTACCACTACGCCG gctCTGATAAATGGACGCATCAAGAAAGGAGGCTGTTCAAAGAGGCATTGTCCACCTACAGCAAAGATTTCATATTTGTACAGAAAATG GTTAAGTCTAAGACGGTTGCACAATGTGTGGAATACTACTATACCTGGAAGAAAATCTTGCATTTGGGACGGAAACACAGAACACgcttagagaaaaaaagagaagaatgcCTG ACAAGTGGAGAAGAGGAAGCGTTAGAGGAAGATGAGGAGATtgaagaagatagaaaggaagaaggggaaATGCAGAAGTCTCCTGACCCACCAGCTATACCTCTTGTTGGACCTATAGATCTGCCTGCCCTTCAGAGTCTTTCACTTTCTTCGTCCTCCTTCATCTGTGAAATGCCAAACTGTGGCGCT GTGTTCAGTTCCAGACAAGCGCTAAATGGCCACGCTCGCATTCATGGAGGTACGAATCAGGTGACAAAACCGCGATGCACCATTCCAGGCACTAAGCAGAAATCTGGTACACAGAGCGGCTACTGCTCCATCAAGAGTTCTCCTGCCCACAGCACAACAAGCGGTGAGACCGACCCAACAACAATTTTTCCTTGCAAGGAGTGTGGCAA ggtatttttcaaaatcaaaagcCGCAATGCTCATATGAAGACTCACAGACAGCAAGAAGAACAGCAAAGGCAGAAGGCTCAAAAAGCTGCTGTGGCAGCAGAAATGGCAGCCACTATTGCAAGAACTACTGGGCCAGCTGGGCATAGTTTGATCCCTCTGGATCACATGAGTTTGGTTAAACATGTTGAAAATGTTGGTGACATTGACGACGATGTTGTTCAGGAGCTGGGTGATGTCATGGAGGAGAATGAAGTCATGGATGCTGACCTCTTACTGGATGATGAAGATGCAGATCTACTGCAGGATGATGCTGAATTGTAA
- the TRERF1 gene encoding transcriptional-regulating factor 1 isoform X8, whose translation MGDQQLYKTNHTANSNENLYYQQHQMNSLPSLNHSYGTSVMDAPQASPLSPQFPQDSRDSIALPVGSKSLGSMDTSRQTSWTHSGSGNHVPVRNNLNNQSAMWSPLGQGESHDGYQYSYSQPSENRSQKITSGVLHKLDSFTQVFANQNLRIQVNNMAQILHTESSMADNSGDSALRQLLSQKPAVEQQPVTSSIQRYQPVPQQTHTNFASTQQKQQMQVMQHQQLYYDYQQHLSQMQMHSAFQQGQTHVQQMQSQQLLPQQMQHLQQTQYYAQPQQGHQRLSIQEIQQQQQPARQQRQCPMQIAQYYQTQPVMQQLQQQQQQMQLPLPPYHREPDPKTMHEPHQYPQDPSHPVQLIQLGAVPQYCYQDPHEQYRHLYSQNLLQQQQDQQKQYPGESRAPSLNSHVGLNPPETTEDPARQEVNSVGNAVPHRTLLPPSGVHLNNKSSQQDSPSAAWPQVQLSDGRLRPLSPEQSGQNREALPERADGKSKLMCSICLKEFKSLPALNGHMRSHGGVRASPNFKQEISKKPHQTAVKLEDNFKPLQDKKKYRHRPEPLFIPPPTFNFSMSHSGATLYQSQLRSPRVLGDHLLDRTHELPPYTPPPMLSPVRQGSGLFSSVITSSHSTSHTQLPLTPLTPTPRVLLCRSNSIDGSVIPVTPGPGEQTVEPRINIGSRFQADIPELQDRLLMEEDVHKATLVWKPWPELENKVFQQRVEDLLNMSCSSVLPGGGTNSEYALHSLFEAKGDIMVALEKLLLRKPVRLKCHPLANYHYAGSDKWTHQERRLFKEALSTYSKDFIFVQKMVKSKTVAQCVEYYYTWKKILHLGRKHRTRLEKKREECLTSGEEEALEEDEEIEEDRKEEGEMQKSPDPPAIPLVGPIDLPALQSLSLSSSSFICEMPNCGAVFSSRQALNGHARIHGGTNQVTKPRCTIPGTKQKSGTQSGYCSIKSSPAHSTTSGETDPTTIFPCKECGKVFFKIKSRNAHMKTHRQQEEQQRQKAQKAAVAAEMAATIARTTGPAGHSLIPLDHMSLVKHVENVGDIDDDVVQELGDVMEENEVMDADLLLDDEDADLLQDDAEL comes from the exons ATGGGGGACCAGCAATTGTATAAAACTAACCATACTGCCAACAGCAATGAGAACTTGTACTACCAACAACACCAAATGAACTCCCTTCCATCTCTAAATCACAGCTATGGGACATCGGTTATGGATGCTCCCCAGGCATCCCCTCTCTCCCCACAGTTTCCCCAAGATTCAAGAGACAGTATAGCTTTGCCTGTAGGTTCAAAAAGTCTTGGGTCAATGGATACATCTAGACAAACCAGTTGGACACATTCTGGCTCAGGAAACCATGTCCCAGTGAGGAACAACTTGAATAATCAAAGCGCAATGTGGAGCCCCCTCGGGCAGGGGGAGTCCCACGACGGATACCAATATTCTTACTCTCAACCCAGTGAAAATCGATCGCAAAAAATTACCAGTGGGGTCCTGCATAAATTGGACTCCTTTACGCAAGTATTTGCTAACCAAAATCTGAGGATTCAAGTCAACAACATGGCTCAGATTTTGCACACCGAGTCTTCGATGGCGGATAATTCTGGTGACAGCGCGCTCCGGCAGCTGCTGTCCCAGAAACCAGCGGTTGAGCAACAGCCCGTAACTTCCAGCATACAAAGATATCAACCAGTGCcacagcaaacacacacaaattttgcaagcacacagcaaaagcaacagATGCAAGTCATGCAGCACCAACAGCTGTACTACGACTACCAGCAGCATTTGTCGCAAATGCAGATGCATTCTGCATTTCAGCAAGGACAGACACACGTTCAGCAGATGcagtcccagcagctcctcccgcAACAGATGCAGCACTTGCAGCAGACTCAGTACTACGCTCAGCcgcagcagggacatcagcgGCTCTCGATACAGgagatccagcagcagcagcagccagcccgGCAGCAGCGGCAGTGTCCAATGCAAATAGCTCAGTATTACCAAACGCAACCTGTCATGCAGCAGttacagcaacagcagcaacagatGCAATTGCCGCTTCCTCCCTATCACAGGGAACCCGATCCAAAGACTATGCATGAGCCACACCAGTACCCTCAGGATCCAAGTCACCCTGTGCAGCTTATCCAGTTGGGAGCAGTGCCTCAGTATTGCTACCAAGATCCCCACGAACAGTACAGGCACTTGTACTCGCAGAAtttactgcagcagcagcaagaccAGCAGAAGCAATACCCTGGTGAGAGCCGGGCACCGTCTCTGAACTCCCACGTTGGCCTCAATCCACCTGAGACCACAGAGGATCCTGCACGGCAGGAGGTCAATTCTGTAGGTAACGCTGTCCCTCATCGAACTCTTTTGCCACCCTCGGGAGTTCACCTGAACAACAAAAGCTCTCAGCAAGACTCTCCCAGTGCCGCGTGGCCTCAG GTGCAACTGTCAGATGGCAGACTGCGGCCGCTGTCCCCAGAACAAAG tggCCAGAACAGAGAAGCGCTTCCTGAGAGAGCTGATGGGAAGAGCAAGCTAATGTGTTCAATATGCTTGAAGGAGTTTAAGAGTTTGCCTGCTCTAAATGGTCACATGAGGTCACACGGAGGAGTAAGAGCATCTCCTAACTTCAAACAG GAAATTAGCAAAAAACCTCATCAGACTGCTGTAAAATTGGAAGATAACTTCAAACCATTgcaggacaagaagaaatatcGGCACAGACCCGAACCACTCTTCATACCTCCTCCTACTTTCAACTTCAGCATGTCCCACTCTGGTGCCACCCTGTACCAGAGTCAGCTTCGCTCTCCCCGTGTCCTCGGAGATCATCTGCTAGACCGGACGCACGAGCTGCCCCCCTACACTCCGCCACCAATGCTTAGTCCAGTTCGGCAAGGGTCTGGTCTCTTCAGCAGTGTTATCACATCATCTCATAGCACCTCACATACCCAGCTGCCACTTACTCCACTGACACCTACTCCACGGGTGCTCCTGTGTCGCTCCA ATAGTATTGATGGAAGTGTCATTCCGGTGACGCCTGGGCCTGGAGAACAGACGGTTGAACC ACGAATCAATATCGGGTCCAGGTTCCAGGCTGATATTCCTGAGCTGCAGGACAGGTTGCTAATGGAAGAAGATGTGCACAAGGCTACTTTGGTTTGGAAACCATGGCCAGAACTGGAGAACAAAGTCTTCCAACAAAGAG TGGAAGACCTTTTAAATATGAGCTGTTCCAGTGTGTTACCTGGTGGAGGAACTAACTCGGAATACGCTTTGCACTCTCTCTTTGAGGCGAAAGGAGATATTATG GTTGCTCTTGAGAAGCTGCTGTTGAGAAAGCCAGTGAGATTGAAGTGTCACCCTTTGGCAAATTACCACTACGCCG gctCTGATAAATGGACGCATCAAGAAAGGAGGCTGTTCAAAGAGGCATTGTCCACCTACAGCAAAGATTTCATATTTGTACAGAAAATG GTTAAGTCTAAGACGGTTGCACAATGTGTGGAATACTACTATACCTGGAAGAAAATCTTGCATTTGGGACGGAAACACAGAACACgcttagagaaaaaaagagaagaatgcCTG ACAAGTGGAGAAGAGGAAGCGTTAGAGGAAGATGAGGAGATtgaagaagatagaaaggaagaaggggaaATGCAGAAGTCTCCTGACCCACCAGCTATACCTCTTGTTGGACCTATAGATCTGCCTGCCCTTCAGAGTCTTTCACTTTCTTCGTCCTCCTTCATCTGTGAAATGCCAAACTGTGGCGCT GTGTTCAGTTCCAGACAAGCGCTAAATGGCCACGCTCGCATTCATGGAGGTACGAATCAGGTGACAAAACCGCGATGCACCATTCCAGGCACTAAGCAGAAATCTGGTACACAGAGCGGCTACTGCTCCATCAAGAGTTCTCCTGCCCACAGCACAACAAGCGGTGAGACCGACCCAACAACAATTTTTCCTTGCAAGGAGTGTGGCAA ggtatttttcaaaatcaaaagcCGCAATGCTCATATGAAGACTCACAGACAGCAAGAAGAACAGCAAAGGCAGAAGGCTCAAAAAGCTGCTGTGGCAGCAGAAATGGCAGCCACTATTGCAAGAACTACTGGGCCAGCTGGGCATAGTTTGATCCCTCTGGATCACATGAGTTTGGTTAAACATGTTGAAAATGTTGGTGACATTGACGACGATGTTGTTCAGGAGCTGGGTGATGTCATGGAGGAGAATGAAGTCATGGATGCTGACCTCTTACTGGATGATGAAGATGCAGATCTACTGCAGGATGATGCTGAATTGTAA